One genomic region from Bradyrhizobium icense encodes:
- a CDS encoding H-NS family nucleoid-associated regulatory protein: MGTVVNRNDFKSMSTDELWALHEEVAARLATSLLAEKRILEDRLKQLKGVVEAERTKSSTGRRPYPTVVPKFRNPDRPSETWAGRGKTPRWLAAKLKSGKRIDDFRIRKVA, translated from the coding sequence TTGGGGACGGTCGTGAACCGGAATGACTTCAAATCAATGTCCACGGATGAGCTGTGGGCACTCCACGAAGAGGTAGCCGCAAGGCTTGCAACTTCCCTGCTGGCAGAGAAGCGCATTCTCGAAGATCGCTTGAAACAACTCAAGGGCGTCGTCGAAGCTGAGCGCACGAAATCATCGACAGGGCGGCGTCCATATCCAACGGTCGTTCCGAAATTCCGGAATCCCGATCGGCCGTCCGAGACGTGGGCAGGACGAGGGAAGACGCCTCGCTGGCTCGCTGCAAAACTGAAGTCCGGCAAGCGGATCGATGATTTCCGAATTAGGAAGGTAGCGTAG
- a CDS encoding septal ring lytic transglycosylase RlpA family protein: MAGYRHRAGRGASKLQLAALSLVLTSSAVCADTFQEKWMGRIARPPADDQEASVYWEGKWDARGKRFKANEVSCAHRTEAFGTIFVVTNLENGKKIRCPVQDRGPYARGRVLDFSLGAARQIGCDGLCRVTVRRAGYE, translated from the coding sequence ATGGCAGGGTATCGCCACCGCGCAGGCCGCGGTGCTTCCAAGCTGCAGCTCGCGGCGCTTTCGCTGGTGCTGACCTCGTCGGCTGTGTGCGCGGACACATTTCAGGAAAAATGGATGGGACGGATCGCCCGGCCGCCGGCGGACGATCAGGAAGCTTCCGTTTACTGGGAAGGCAAGTGGGACGCGCGCGGCAAGCGCTTCAAGGCCAACGAGGTCTCCTGCGCGCACCGCACCGAGGCGTTCGGCACGATCTTCGTCGTAACCAATCTCGAGAACGGCAAGAAAATCCGCTGCCCTGTGCAGGACCGCGGCCCCTACGCCCGCGGCCGGGTTCTCGACTTCTCGCTCGGCGCTGCGCGCCAGATCGGCTGCGATGGCCTGTGCCGCGTCACCGTGCGCCGCGCCGGATATGAGTAG
- a CDS encoding DUF6481 family protein, with translation MSGFKEPNFADRQKAAMQARQNILNKFRAQPGPDDPEVKRRQAEREAIAAARAKAREAKEAEKAEQKRREAEAAAAEAARIAREKEEEAARQAALEAEQKAKRDARYAARKTKGKKK, from the coding sequence ATGAGTGGATTCAAGGAACCTAACTTCGCGGACCGCCAGAAGGCCGCGATGCAGGCGCGGCAGAACATCCTGAACAAGTTTCGCGCCCAGCCGGGACCCGACGATCCCGAGGTGAAGCGCCGCCAGGCCGAGCGCGAGGCCATAGCCGCCGCCCGCGCCAAGGCGAGAGAGGCCAAGGAAGCCGAAAAGGCCGAACAGAAACGTCGCGAGGCCGAGGCCGCCGCGGCGGAAGCCGCGAGAATCGCGCGCGAGAAGGAAGAAGAGGCCGCTAGGCAGGCGGCGCTCGAGGCTGAACAAAAGGCCAAGCGCGACGCGCGTTACGCCGCGCGCAAGACCAAGGGCAAGAAGAAGTAG
- a CDS encoding pentapeptide MXKDX repeat protein, whose amino-acid sequence MTTTTTRIGLCLSAALVSLGLAFAPAAFAQDKMGKGDGMKKESMSKDAMKKEDGMMKKDGMKHDGMMKDGMKKEDGMKKN is encoded by the coding sequence ATGACCACCACCACGACCCGTATCGGCCTCTGCCTTTCTGCCGCGCTCGTTTCGCTCGGCCTCGCGTTCGCGCCGGCTGCCTTCGCTCAGGACAAAATGGGCAAAGGCGACGGCATGAAGAAGGAGTCCATGTCCAAGGACGCCATGAAGAAGGAGGACGGGATGATGAAGAAGGACGGCATGAAGCACGACGGGATGATGAAGGACGGCATGAAAAAAGAAGACGGCATGAAGAAAAACTGA
- a CDS encoding GntR family transcriptional regulator, translating into MKVPLKHRTLSAAIVDQLRQSILDGTYPAGSQLRQDALGEAYGVSRIPVREALFQLEAEGLVRIVPQKGAIVSELSLDEINDVFDLRGIMEPRLLAQSAPHFTERDFAALDDIQKRFEKAIQAGNISEWGQLNADFHMALYVHARRPRTKAIVVALLQTSDRYTRLQLSNTKAMGKAEKEHAHLIELCRMRETEKACRFLEQHIEAVRTDLLQVVGGISDATADFGARGASAP; encoded by the coding sequence ATGAAAGTCCCTCTGAAGCACCGGACGCTGTCGGCTGCGATCGTCGACCAGCTCAGGCAGTCCATTCTCGACGGGACTTATCCGGCCGGCTCACAACTGCGGCAGGATGCGCTGGGTGAGGCCTACGGCGTCAGCCGCATTCCGGTGCGCGAAGCGCTGTTTCAGCTCGAGGCGGAGGGGCTGGTGCGCATCGTCCCGCAAAAGGGCGCGATCGTTTCGGAGTTGTCGCTGGACGAAATCAACGACGTGTTCGATCTCCGAGGGATCATGGAGCCGCGACTCTTGGCCCAGTCGGCGCCGCATTTTACGGAACGAGACTTTGCCGCGCTGGACGACATCCAGAAGCGGTTTGAGAAGGCGATCCAGGCGGGCAACATCAGCGAGTGGGGCCAGCTCAATGCTGATTTCCATATGGCGCTGTATGTTCACGCGCGGCGGCCGCGTACCAAGGCGATCGTGGTGGCGCTCTTGCAAACCAGCGATCGCTACACGCGCCTGCAGCTCTCAAATACGAAAGCGATGGGGAAGGCCGAAAAAGAACACGCGCACCTGATCGAACTGTGTCGGATGCGGGAGACCGAGAAGGCCTGCCGGTTTCTGGAGCAGCATATAGAGGCGGTGCGAACCGACCTGTTGCAGGTGGTGGGGGGCATATCCGATGCGACGGCCGACTTTGGCGCTCGCGGAGCGTCAGCCCCTTGA
- a CDS encoding TRAP transporter small permease, whose product MIEQAIADAPALSARGVVVRASSLLLAFERIALMGLMYLLTALIMVNVVTRYSHFPIYWIDESAVYCVVWLTFIGASAMTRLRLDFAVTMMTERLSARNQKFARIVATGMVVVFGVALIITCFLWMDPIGLARAGFDARKLAAETFNFLYTERTQTLNWPTWVLYLTLPIFAVSMTIHGLANLLEDLELVPRTPPKGFQLSELDGVN is encoded by the coding sequence ATGATCGAGCAGGCGATTGCGGATGCGCCGGCGCTCAGCGCCCGGGGGGTCGTTGTCAGGGCTTCGAGTCTCCTGCTCGCTTTCGAGCGCATCGCCTTGATGGGACTGATGTATCTGCTGACGGCTCTGATCATGGTGAACGTCGTCACCCGCTATTCGCACTTCCCGATCTACTGGATCGATGAATCGGCGGTCTATTGCGTGGTCTGGCTGACCTTTATCGGCGCCTCTGCGATGACGCGGCTCAGGCTCGATTTCGCCGTCACCATGATGACCGAGCGACTCTCGGCGCGGAATCAGAAGTTCGCGAGGATCGTCGCGACGGGCATGGTCGTCGTGTTCGGCGTGGCGCTGATCATCACCTGCTTCCTCTGGATGGATCCGATCGGGCTTGCCCGCGCCGGCTTCGACGCGCGCAAGCTTGCCGCCGAGACGTTCAATTTCCTCTACACCGAGCGCACCCAAACGCTGAACTGGCCGACCTGGGTGCTCTATCTGACGCTGCCGATCTTCGCGGTCTCCATGACCATTCATGGCCTGGCAAACCTGCTCGAAGATCTCGAACTGGTGCCACGGACACCGCCCAAAGGCTTTCAGCTCTCCGAGCTCGACGGGGTCAACTAG